One stretch of Chryseobacterium indologenes DNA includes these proteins:
- a CDS encoding glucose-1-phosphate adenylyltransferase has translation MNPNVISIVLGGGRGTRLFPLTYTRSKPAVPIAGKYRLVDIPISNCLNSGLNKILVLTQFNSASLNSHIKNSYHFDIFSKGFVDILAAEQNVENESWYQGTADAVRQSMKHLEKYDYDYILILSGDQLYQMDFREMLDFHIEKGGDLTIATIPVNAKDATGFGILKSDDDGNITSFYEKPGYEMLEGLKSEVSDDNKHKGKEFLASMGIYIFTKTILKKMFEEGAGDDFGKDIIPSSIGKYKTLSYQYEGYWTDIGTIESFYEANLDLCLDLPQFNLFSSSPIYTRARMLPPSKINGSYVSKAVFGDGCIIMADKIENSVIGNRTRIDKGSTIVNSYVMGADFYQNTTEIVLNDRGGRPNMGIGKYCYIEKAILDKNCYIGDNVKIIGGKHLPDGDYGTYSVQDGIVVVKKGAVLAPGTHIG, from the coding sequence ATGAATCCAAATGTAATCTCTATTGTATTGGGTGGTGGCAGAGGAACAAGATTATTCCCGTTAACGTATACCAGATCAAAACCGGCAGTTCCTATTGCAGGAAAATACAGGCTGGTGGATATTCCTATTTCAAACTGCCTGAACTCAGGATTAAATAAAATCCTGGTACTGACCCAGTTTAATTCAGCTTCCCTGAATTCACATATTAAGAATTCTTATCACTTTGATATTTTCAGTAAGGGGTTTGTAGATATTCTGGCTGCTGAGCAGAATGTGGAAAATGAGAGCTGGTACCAGGGAACTGCAGATGCAGTGCGCCAGTCGATGAAACACCTTGAGAAATATGATTATGACTATATCCTCATTCTTTCAGGAGACCAACTTTATCAGATGGATTTTAGGGAAATGTTGGATTTTCATATTGAAAAAGGAGGTGATCTGACGATTGCAACCATTCCTGTGAATGCTAAAGATGCAACCGGTTTTGGAATTTTAAAATCCGATGATGACGGAAATATCACTTCTTTCTATGAAAAACCAGGTTATGAAATGTTGGAAGGATTGAAATCCGAAGTTTCAGATGACAATAAGCATAAAGGGAAAGAGTTTTTGGCTTCCATGGGAATTTATATCTTTACGAAGACTATTCTGAAGAAAATGTTCGAAGAAGGAGCTGGCGATGATTTCGGAAAAGATATTATACCAAGTTCCATTGGAAAATATAAAACGTTAAGCTATCAATATGAAGGATATTGGACAGATATCGGAACTATAGAGTCATTCTACGAAGCCAATCTGGATCTCTGTCTGGACCTTCCGCAGTTCAACCTATTTTCCTCCTCTCCAATTTATACAAGAGCGAGAATGCTTCCGCCATCAAAAATCAACGGTTCTTATGTAAGTAAAGCCGTTTTTGGAGATGGATGTATCATCATGGCAGACAAAATTGAAAATTCGGTGATTGGAAACAGAACTAGAATAGATAAAGGCAGTACTATCGTCAATTCCTACGTTATGGGAGCCGATTTCTATCAAAATACCACAGAAATCGTTCTTAATGATAGAGGAGGTCGTCCTAATATGGGAATCGGAAAATACTGCTATATTGAGAAAGCGATACTGGATAAAAACTGTTATATCGGAGATAATGTGAAAATTATTGGTGGAAAACATCTTCCAGATGGTGATTATGGAACATACTCTGT